A single region of the Latilactobacillus curvatus JCM 1096 = DSM 20019 genome encodes:
- the thiT gene encoding energy-coupled thiamine transporter ThiT yields MQHQRLLIQIEGAIIAAFAVALEYIPHTVGPSAIEVSFGIIPIVIYSLRRGAIPGMVSGLIWGLLDLILRGLGNGSVLNVWQGLLEFTIAFMVVGLAGILQRPIQASIQNHTKVKTMTLLWMAAFFGTFAKYFCHFLAGAVYWGSYAPKGMNAWLYSLTVNGGSFIASFILTGIVLCICLAMVPKLYLPKDMVLHVQSEK; encoded by the coding sequence ATGCAACATCAGCGTCTATTGATTCAGATTGAAGGGGCAATCATCGCGGCATTTGCCGTGGCATTGGAATACATCCCCCATACAGTGGGGCCTTCCGCAATCGAAGTCTCCTTTGGGATTATCCCTATTGTAATCTACAGTTTACGCCGTGGTGCCATTCCTGGAATGGTCTCCGGCTTAATCTGGGGTCTACTAGACTTAATCTTACGTGGATTAGGAAACGGTAGTGTCTTGAACGTATGGCAAGGATTGCTAGAATTTACCATTGCCTTCATGGTTGTTGGTTTAGCAGGTATCTTACAACGACCTATTCAAGCAAGTATTCAAAATCATACAAAAGTCAAAACGATGACCCTTTTATGGATGGCCGCATTTTTTGGTACTTTTGCAAAATACTTCTGCCACTTCTTAGCCGGTGCCGTTTATTGGGGCTCATACGCTCCCAAAGGTATGAATGCTTGGCTATACTCACTCACTGTTAACGGTGGCAGCTTTATCGCTAGCTTCATTCTAACCGGCATCGTTCTATGTATTTGTTTAGCCATGGTGCCTAAGTTATATTTACCAAAAGACATGGTTTTACACGTACAATCTGAAAAATAA
- a CDS encoding DegV family protein → MTIKIVTDSSIQLTADERAKYDIHIVPLTIQQGNESFIDGQTITRAEFLSRLQNATTDFPTTSQPTVGSFVDLYDQLGADGSTILSIHCTGLLSGTIEGAHTAAHQSTSDVHVIDSKAIDRGLAYQVVAAAQDVEAGKPLDDIIAHLDDIRRKTETYVFLDSLDALQRGGRISRMAGLLTKIIKLKVIVRLTDTELEVVAKGRGLKAFTKEINNIREYLATQDVAEIGISHVGITDELSAKIQATLEETQPHVPYTVALTSPVIMSHVGLGAFGIFYRTK, encoded by the coding sequence ATGACAATTAAAATTGTAACGGACTCATCGATTCAACTGACAGCAGACGAACGCGCCAAATATGACATTCACATCGTCCCCTTAACGATTCAACAAGGAAATGAGTCTTTCATTGATGGACAAACCATTACCCGCGCTGAATTTTTAAGTCGCTTACAAAATGCAACGACCGATTTTCCAACAACAAGTCAGCCAACTGTCGGCAGTTTCGTCGATTTATATGATCAATTAGGGGCTGATGGTAGTACGATTCTATCGATTCATTGTACCGGCTTGTTAAGTGGCACAATCGAAGGGGCACACACAGCAGCCCACCAATCAACAAGTGACGTACACGTGATTGATAGTAAAGCAATCGACCGTGGACTTGCTTATCAAGTGGTTGCTGCCGCCCAAGACGTTGAAGCAGGGAAGCCTCTTGATGATATTATCGCGCATCTCGATGACATCCGTCGTAAAACCGAAACCTACGTCTTTTTAGATTCACTTGACGCGCTTCAACGCGGTGGTCGAATTAGTAGAATGGCCGGGCTATTAACGAAAATCATTAAACTCAAGGTAATTGTGCGCTTAACAGATACGGAATTAGAAGTCGTCGCAAAGGGGCGGGGACTAAAAGCTTTTACAAAAGAAATCAACAATATCCGTGAATACTTAGCCACCCAAGACGTTGCGGAAATCGGCATCTCACACGTCGGAATCACGGATGAACTATCCGCTAAGATCCAAGCAACGCTTGAAGAAACACAGCCCCATGTGCCTTATACAGTCGCACTAACCAGCCCGGTCATTATGAGTCACGTTGGCCTAGGGGCGTTTGGTATTTTCTATCGGACAAAATAA
- a CDS encoding alpha/beta fold hydrolase yields the protein MTYLTTPNQFIQDQQGQRFAYREVGTGRGLPLVLLNHLSATLDNWDPALIDLISQQRRVIVFNNRGVGFSDGKVPTTIEQMVADCYAFITAMQLTQFDLLGLSMGGFIAQAFTLKYPSSVNHLILVGTGPQGDSEIAKVGRITTFDLIRSFLTHRDVKEYLFFTRTPQGKQAGKAFINRLKQREIVEDKAITLATYRRQLIAIKQYAHDQPANLAQINQPTLIVNGDHDRMVPVNGSYELHERILNSQLKLYPDAGHMALFQNPNDFAALLAQFLNH from the coding sequence ATGACTTATCTAACAACCCCCAACCAATTTATTCAAGATCAACAAGGCCAACGGTTTGCTTACCGCGAAGTGGGTACCGGTCGCGGCTTACCACTTGTTTTATTGAATCACTTATCAGCCACTTTAGATAACTGGGACCCTGCATTAATTGACCTGATCAGTCAGCAACGACGCGTGATTGTCTTTAATAATCGTGGTGTTGGTTTCTCGGATGGCAAAGTCCCCACGACGATTGAGCAAATGGTAGCTGATTGTTATGCTTTTATAACAGCTATGCAGCTCACTCAATTCGATTTACTTGGATTATCGATGGGTGGTTTTATTGCACAGGCCTTCACTTTAAAATACCCCTCAAGCGTTAATCACTTAATTTTAGTCGGAACAGGTCCCCAGGGTGACTCAGAAATCGCCAAAGTGGGGCGCATAACAACTTTTGACTTAATTCGGTCCTTCTTAACGCATAGAGACGTTAAGGAATACCTCTTCTTCACCAGAACGCCCCAAGGCAAACAGGCTGGTAAAGCGTTCATTAACCGGTTAAAACAGCGTGAAATTGTTGAAGATAAAGCCATTACGTTAGCCACTTATCGTCGTCAATTAATAGCAATTAAACAGTATGCGCACGATCAACCGGCAAACCTGGCACAAATTAACCAACCAACATTGATTGTCAACGGCGATCACGATCGAATGGTACCTGTTAATGGTTCATATGAATTACATGAACGGATTTTAAATTCCCAATTAAAACTTTACCCAGATGCTGGTCATATGGCGTTATTCCAAAATCCAAATGACTTTGCAGCTTTGTTGGCTCAGTTTTTAAATCACTAA
- a CDS encoding heavy metal translocating P-type ATPase, which produces MKHTIKFALTISVGVIALCLAFLLHEPLWAQILVSLAGSLVALSMFIEMIKTLKSGQYGVDLLAITAIIATLAVGEYWAALMVLVMLTGGDSLEDYAAHKAGRELKTLLDNSPQTAHRLVNDAVEDVSVDKLQVGDQVIIKPGELVPVDGHIIAGSALFDESSLTGESRPVEKALNDELMSGSVNGDTSVTMQVDQLAVNSQYQAIVRLVETSAAQPAHFVRLADRYAVPFTLVAYVIAGVAWWLSKDPVRFAEVLVVASPCPLILAAPIALISGMSRASRNGIIVKAGTTIEKLASAKSAAFDKTGTITNGQLTVDQVVPVIGIAPTDLLQLAASAEQESSHILARSLVKAAQVEQLQPIETLKEATGAGVVATLSSGQTVRVGKHQFVTPDAQQPLQEQTTVYVAINDQYAGYITFIDHLRPEAPATMQTLHQLGITRLMMLTGDQATTAHQIAEQVGIDDVHAGCLPVDKIHLIEQVPQDQRPLIMVGDGVNDAPSLASADVGIAMGAHGATAASESADVVILKDDLGRVSRAVQIARDTMRVARQAVLIGIAICIGLMLIASTGIVPALVGALFQEVVDTVSILYALRARTDR; this is translated from the coding sequence ATGAAACATACCATCAAGTTTGCCTTAACAATTAGTGTGGGTGTGATTGCGCTATGCTTGGCGTTTTTGCTACATGAGCCATTGTGGGCACAGATTTTAGTGAGTTTAGCGGGGAGCTTAGTAGCGCTCTCGATGTTTATTGAGATGATTAAAACGCTAAAATCTGGTCAATACGGGGTGGATCTATTAGCGATTACCGCTATTATTGCGACGTTAGCGGTCGGTGAATATTGGGCAGCATTAATGGTCTTGGTCATGTTAACTGGTGGCGACTCATTGGAAGACTATGCAGCGCATAAAGCAGGCCGTGAGTTAAAGACATTACTTGATAATTCTCCGCAAACAGCGCATCGCCTTGTTAATGATGCGGTCGAAGATGTTTCAGTCGATAAGCTTCAAGTTGGTGATCAAGTGATTATTAAACCTGGCGAATTGGTCCCTGTTGATGGGCATATTATTGCAGGAAGTGCTTTATTCGATGAATCATCGTTAACGGGTGAATCACGCCCCGTTGAAAAAGCACTAAATGATGAGCTCATGTCAGGCTCTGTGAACGGCGATACGTCGGTTACCATGCAAGTTGACCAATTAGCCGTTAATAGCCAATATCAAGCAATTGTACGGCTTGTAGAGACCTCTGCGGCACAACCAGCGCATTTTGTGCGCTTAGCTGATCGATATGCCGTGCCATTTACATTAGTTGCGTATGTGATTGCTGGAGTAGCTTGGTGGTTATCTAAGGATCCAGTACGGTTTGCAGAAGTGCTTGTCGTGGCTTCGCCGTGCCCATTAATATTGGCAGCGCCTATCGCGTTAATCTCAGGGATGAGTCGTGCTAGTCGAAACGGGATTATTGTCAAGGCTGGCACAACAATTGAAAAATTAGCGTCTGCTAAATCAGCAGCGTTTGATAAAACTGGAACAATTACGAATGGTCAATTGACGGTTGACCAAGTTGTGCCAGTGATTGGTATCGCACCAACCGATTTATTGCAATTGGCGGCTAGTGCGGAGCAAGAATCTTCGCATATTTTAGCACGGTCACTTGTTAAAGCGGCACAGGTAGAACAATTACAACCAATTGAAACATTAAAAGAAGCAACGGGCGCTGGGGTAGTTGCGACGCTGTCGTCTGGACAAACGGTTCGTGTTGGGAAACATCAATTCGTGACGCCAGATGCGCAACAGCCTCTGCAAGAACAAACCACTGTTTACGTTGCGATCAATGATCAATATGCGGGGTACATTACGTTTATCGATCATTTACGACCAGAAGCACCGGCCACGATGCAGACGCTCCATCAACTGGGGATTACGCGTTTGATGATGTTGACAGGCGATCAAGCGACAACTGCGCACCAGATTGCGGAACAAGTCGGAATTGATGACGTCCATGCAGGCTGTCTGCCAGTCGATAAGATTCATTTAATTGAACAAGTACCGCAAGACCAACGCCCACTAATTATGGTTGGTGATGGGGTCAACGATGCACCGTCACTGGCAAGTGCTGATGTCGGGATTGCGATGGGGGCCCATGGCGCAACAGCCGCAAGTGAATCAGCGGATGTGGTGATTCTAAAAGATGATTTAGGACGGGTTAGTCGTGCCGTTCAAATCGCGCGTGACACGATGCGCGTTGCTCGCCAGGCGGTTTTGATTGGGATTGCAATCTGTATTGGGTTAATGTTGATTGCCAGCACCGGGATTGTTCCAGCATTAGTGGGGGCTTTATTCCAAGAGGTTGTCGATACAGTTTCAATCTTATATGCATTACGAGCTAGAACGGATCGTTAA
- a CDS encoding TetR/AcrR family transcriptional regulator, producing MRTKTFEAPVVLDKAMLVFWQQGYENTSMQNLVDAMGIHRRSIYDTFGDKHELFIQVLAHYRDQINERFEQVLATHTDLRSRLTAIFEIFIDHPDNQPAGCLVVNTAATLNSLEPDIQTLIQHYLTQEKALLQALLIAGQAELEPSVAIDLLAASLQSALIGIRVMAKVNPDSTTLTAIVQQTLQTLPWKEVF from the coding sequence ATGCGGACAAAAACATTTGAAGCACCGGTTGTCTTAGACAAAGCCATGCTTGTCTTTTGGCAACAAGGCTATGAGAATACCTCAATGCAAAACCTAGTTGATGCAATGGGGATTCACCGGCGCAGTATTTACGATACATTCGGCGATAAACATGAACTGTTTATCCAAGTACTAGCACATTATCGTGACCAAATTAACGAGCGTTTCGAGCAAGTACTGGCAACACATACCGATTTAAGGTCGCGCTTAACAGCCATTTTTGAAATATTTATTGACCATCCGGATAACCAACCAGCCGGCTGCTTAGTGGTGAATACCGCGGCAACGTTAAATTCATTAGAACCAGACATCCAAACGCTGATTCAGCATTATTTAACCCAAGAAAAAGCACTGTTGCAGGCATTACTGATTGCCGGCCAGGCCGAACTAGAACCGTCTGTTGCAATTGATCTTTTAGCTGCATCGCTTCAAAGTGCGCTCATTGGTATCCGGGTCATGGCTAAAGTGAACCCAGATTCAACTACGCTAACAGCAATTGTGCAACAAACCCTACAAACACTCCCGTGGAAAGAGGTTTTCTAA
- a CDS encoding NADP-dependent oxidoreductase codes for MQSTALPLTLGNEIAGEITAIGTDVTDFKVGDQVYARLPLAKIGGFAEYVAVTTDAIWYTPKDLSLREAVAIPLTGLTAYQGLFEELAAQPNRTLFIPGGSGGFGPIAVPIAKSLGLTVIVSGNAAARDHILNLGADQYIDYKTTDYWEVLDQIDYVIDTRGGADIEREMAIMKPGGRILSLIAGPNKQFAKQLQLPFWKQLLFSLAGRKWDRLAKKAGVEYRFIFVRSDGAQLKKITEIVEQQAIVPAIDPHQFDLAHVKEALELVAHGHPTGKVVIKVQAG; via the coding sequence TTGCAATCTACCGCTTTACCACTGACTTTAGGCAATGAAATTGCCGGTGAAATCACAGCGATTGGAACAGACGTCACTGATTTCAAAGTCGGGGATCAAGTCTATGCGCGTTTACCATTGGCTAAAATCGGTGGCTTTGCTGAATATGTCGCGGTTACCACCGATGCAATCTGGTACACGCCAAAGGATTTATCGCTACGTGAAGCCGTTGCAATCCCACTGACTGGCTTAACGGCTTATCAGGGGCTATTTGAGGAATTGGCAGCCCAACCGAACCGAACGCTGTTTATCCCTGGTGGTTCAGGCGGTTTCGGTCCAATAGCCGTCCCAATCGCAAAATCACTAGGCTTAACCGTGATTGTTTCAGGCAATGCAGCCGCGCGAGATCACATTTTGAATTTGGGTGCTGACCAATATATCGATTACAAAACAACCGATTACTGGGAAGTTTTAGATCAAATCGATTACGTGATTGATACACGCGGTGGAGCAGATATTGAACGTGAAATGGCGATTATGAAGCCGGGCGGGCGGATTTTAAGCTTGATTGCTGGTCCAAACAAACAATTCGCTAAACAATTGCAATTACCATTTTGGAAGCAACTCTTATTCTCGTTGGCCGGGCGGAAATGGGATCGCCTCGCTAAAAAAGCGGGCGTTGAATATCGCTTTATTTTCGTTCGTTCAGATGGTGCCCAACTCAAAAAAATCACTGAAATTGTTGAACAACAAGCGATTGTACCAGCCATCGATCCGCATCAATTCGATTTAGCACACGTTAAAGAGGCACTAGAACTTGTTGCTCACGGCCATCCAACTGGTAAAGTGGTGATTAAGGTTCAAGCGGGCTAA
- the xerS gene encoding tyrosine recombinase XerS → MDQQRYLELCEKQLANLPDYIRKFYINRQANAYSSATLYQYLQEYVRFFTWLVDEQIVVVPSIDQMPLTALEKMKLEDIELYKIFLMNKRKQNNHKLSFQAVNRSINALNALWYFLTIEAEQADGEPYFYRNVMKKVKLLKASETMATRSRHISKQLLTGEKKHDFITFMQVDYPNLLSNRQLASYKQNCERDIAICVLALATGIRLSELAQANINDLNLEQLTITVIRKGGQQDTVPIAPWSLPFLRDYCQIRKSRYLKEDNEQALFVSRYRGSAKRMSNYAIEKLVAKYSEAFGVRLTPHKFRHTLATDLMAATHSETIVATQLGQTTTQATHLYTHVVADEQRSAMDQLE, encoded by the coding sequence ATGGATCAACAACGTTACTTAGAACTCTGCGAAAAGCAACTCGCCAATCTTCCGGATTACATTCGTAAATTCTACATTAACCGCCAGGCAAACGCCTACTCTTCTGCAACGCTCTATCAATACTTACAAGAATACGTTCGCTTTTTCACCTGGTTAGTTGATGAACAGATCGTCGTGGTCCCCTCTATCGACCAGATGCCACTGACCGCACTCGAAAAAATGAAACTCGAAGATATTGAGCTCTACAAGATTTTTCTAATGAATAAGCGTAAACAAAATAACCATAAGCTCTCCTTTCAAGCCGTTAACCGCTCGATTAACGCATTAAATGCGCTCTGGTACTTCTTAACCATTGAAGCCGAACAAGCTGATGGTGAGCCTTATTTTTACCGAAACGTCATGAAGAAGGTGAAACTACTTAAAGCTTCAGAAACAATGGCGACACGTTCACGACACATCAGCAAACAACTGCTGACCGGTGAAAAGAAACACGACTTCATCACCTTCATGCAAGTTGATTACCCTAACTTGCTTTCTAATCGCCAACTGGCATCATACAAGCAAAATTGCGAACGCGATATTGCCATCTGTGTACTGGCGCTGGCAACGGGCATCCGACTATCAGAGTTGGCCCAAGCCAACATCAACGATTTGAATCTTGAACAACTTACAATTACCGTGATCCGTAAAGGCGGACAGCAAGATACTGTCCCAATTGCTCCGTGGAGTTTACCTTTTTTAAGGGATTACTGCCAGATTCGTAAATCACGCTATCTAAAAGAAGATAATGAACAAGCCTTATTTGTCAGTCGCTATCGTGGCAGCGCCAAGCGTATGAGCAACTATGCCATTGAAAAGTTAGTCGCGAAGTATTCTGAAGCATTTGGCGTGCGTCTCACACCACACAAGTTCCGCCATACACTTGCCACTGATCTCATGGCGGCAACTCATAGTGAAACAATTGTTGCGACCCAACTAGGCCAAACGACCACGCAAGCTACTCACTTATATACGCACGTCGTTGCTGATGAACAACGCTCGGCAATGGACCAGCTTGAATAG
- a CDS encoding IS3-like element IS1163 family transposase (programmed frameshift) yields MKRYQDDFKASIVKMHREEKRSIRSLSEEYGVSPAAIHNWVKGAKSVELEDGTEVTSKEFKQLQKENQRLKEELEIFKSCGGVTGKALGRINCLVFIEDQLLRHRLSIILSALKLPRSTYYHWKRYQPSQHERVDNQLKEKIKLIWENNYRAYGYPRITMVLRKSGICVGSKRILRLMREMEIHSLMNRRFKKPGTHVDHSQRPNLIKHQPNARIWRADITYLELRPGTWVYLSSIYEPKVHQVLAFKIGRQMEATLVVETINQALEYHQKPQYFHSDMGSQYTSNEVETLLERHQISHSYSKQGYPYDNGPIEAFHSLLKREFAFQTTFSNFEDLVIRTSNYISWFNSDRIRTSV; encoded by the exons ATGAAACGATATCAAGATGATTTTAAAGCCAGCATTGTGAAGATGCATCGTGAAGAGAAAAGATCTATTCGCTCGCTTTCCGAGGAATACGGTGTTTCTCCAGCCGCAATTCATAACTGGGTTAAAGGCGCTAAATCAGTTGAGCTAGAAGACGGTACTGAAGTAACGTCCAAAGAATTCAAACAACTTCAAAAGGAAAATCAGCGATTAAAGGAGGAACTCGAAATTT TTAAAAGCTGCGGCGGTGTTACTGGGAAAGCATTAGGACGAATTAATTGCCTTGTCTTCATAGAAGATCAGTTATTGCGACACCGCTTATCAATTATTCTTTCGGCACTGAAATTACCGCGCAGCACCTATTACCATTGGAAAAGATATCAACCTAGTCAACACGAACGTGTTGATAATCAACTCAAAGAAAAAATTAAATTGATTTGGGAAAATAATTATCGTGCCTATGGTTATCCACGAATAACGATGGTGCTTCGCAAGTCAGGCATCTGTGTTGGGTCAAAACGAATTTTACGATTAATGAGGGAAATGGAGATTCACTCTTTAATGAATCGGCGATTTAAAAAACCTGGCACTCATGTGGATCATTCACAACGCCCCAATTTAATCAAGCACCAGCCCAATGCAAGGATATGGCGTGCTGACATTACTTATTTGGAATTACGTCCAGGAACCTGGGTTTATCTCAGTTCTATTTACGAACCAAAGGTTCATCAAGTTCTTGCTTTCAAGATTGGTCGTCAGATGGAGGCGACGTTAGTTGTAGAAACGATTAATCAGGCGCTTGAATATCATCAAAAGCCACAATATTTTCACTCTGACATGGGTTCACAGTACACCAGCAACGAAGTTGAAACTTTACTTGAACGGCATCAGATTAGCCACTCATACTCAAAACAAGGTTATCCTTATGATAATGGGCCAATTGAAGCTTTTCACTCATTGTTGAAGAGAGAGTTTGCCTTTCAAACAACTTTTTCCAATTTTGAGGACTTGGTAATCCGAACCTCAAATTACATCAGTTGGTTTAATTCCGACAGAATTAGAACGAGTGTTTAG
- a CDS encoding zinc-binding alcohol dehydrogenase family protein, protein MKAAQIKKYNQTLAVTIQEIDRPQPLANEVLVKVAYAAVNPLDPMNIRGDTKLMQNYAW, encoded by the coding sequence ATGAAAGCAGCTCAAATTAAAAAATATAATCAAACACTAGCTGTCACGATTCAAGAAATTGATCGCCCACAACCGCTAGCCAATGAAGTACTCGTCAAAGTCGCCTATGCAGCGGTGAATCCATTGGATCCAATGAATATCCGCGGCGATACTAAATTAATGCAAAACTATGCTTGGTAG